In a single window of the Coffea eugenioides isolate CCC68of chromosome 3, Ceug_1.0, whole genome shotgun sequence genome:
- the LOC113766117 gene encoding putative late blight resistance protein homolog R1B-8, with the protein MDLIGRNLVMVSKSRSIGGVKTCYIHDLIFEFCKGEAKEKKFLQVLRGYDELSAFNEPPNPPRLSVCSSGEDFIKSKLFCPYVGTLILFDATPGDELRNISFLFCIYKDLEVLNLEGINLRLRELPTEVESLLYLRYLALTAWNMALIPPSIAKLSHLETFSLNSYETVSLPDSIWNMKKLRHVHVRHGFVIPFSSNDHVIENLSTLPNLDTLSNLYLCVDQEVENILRRIPNVRRLKIFDWGKQNRVCCNMSRLECLESLTLGVYNYFDSLEYVELSFPMNLKKLCLLNVVLPCRKMSLIEQLPNLEVLKLRAQAMDGQKWELMEGGFPKLRILTLEDVEVVEWTETDPDSDDYFPCLQQLKLHGIYKLEMMPACLERIFTLETIQVDYWGDGVKSLVREIEEAQTYNGNENLKIIIVD; encoded by the coding sequence ATGGACCTTATTGGTCGAAACTTAGTTATGGTAAGTAAAAGCAGATCCATTGGTGGAGTCAAAACTTGTTACATTCATGATTTGATATTTGAGTTCTGTAAGGGCGAggcgaaagaaaagaaatttcttcaggTCCTGCGAGGATATGATGAGCTTTCTGCCTTTAATGAGCCTCCCAACCCACCTCGGTTGTCCGTTTGCTCCAGTGGAGAAGATTTTATAAAGTCAAAGCTATTTTGTCCATATGTAGGTACTCTGATACTCTTTGATGCTACTCCAGGAGATGAGTTGCGTAACATCTCCTTCCTTTTTTGCATCTACAAAGATCTTGAAGTTTTGAATTTAGAGGGCATTAACCTAAGGCTGAGGGAGCTTCCAACTGAAGTTGAATCACTTCTTTATTTGAGGTACTTAGCCCTTACAGCTTGGAACATGGCACTCATTCCACCGTCTATAGCCAAGCTCTCACATTTGGAAACCTTCAGTCTAAATTCTTACGAGACGGTTTCATTGCCAGATAGCATCTGGAACATGAAGAAGTTGAGGCATGTACATGTAAGGCATGGCTTTGTTATTCCTTTCTCTTCCAATGACCACGTTATTGAAAACCTCTCCACTTTACCCAATTTAGACACACTCTCCAATCTGTATCTTTGTGTTGATCAAGAAGTAGAGAACATATTGAGAAGGATTCCCAACGTTCGCCGACTTAAAATTTTTGATTGGGGGAAACAAAACAGAGTATGCTGCAACATGAGTCGACTAGAATGCCTAGAGTCACTCACCTTAGGGGTCTACAACTACTTTGATTCGCTGGAATATGTGGAGCTTTCTTTTCCCatgaatttgaagaagttgTGTCTTTTAAATGTGGTTCTTCCCTGTAGAAAAATGTCATTGATTGAACAACTACCCAATCTTGAAGTCCTTAAATTAAGAGCGCAGGCAATGGACGGCCAAAAATGGGAGCTGATGGAGGGAGGATTTCCTAAACTCAGGATCTTGACGTTGGAAGATGTAGAGGTTGTTGAGTGGACAGAGACAGACCCTGACAGCGATGATTACTTCCCGTGTCTTCAGCAATTAAAACTCCACGGAATTTATAAATTGGAAATGATGCCTGCTTGTTTAGAGCGTATATTTACTCTTGAAACAATTCAGGTGGATTATTGGGGAGATGGTGTCAAATCTTTAGTACGGGAAATTGAAGAAGCACAGACATATAATGGAAATGAGAATCTGAAGATCATCATCGTAGATTGA